A stretch of the Lactuca sativa cultivar Salinas chromosome 9, Lsat_Salinas_v11, whole genome shotgun sequence genome encodes the following:
- the LOC111889690 gene encoding disease resistance protein RPV1 isoform X2: MESIEASKYFIIVFSKSYASSSWCLDELVKVMDCHKTTKHTAYPVFYDVEPTEVRKQSGEVGEAFARHEKEEAAGKWRKALKEAADLAGWELKNTAGGHEAKCIRQIVEKVSLELRSINVHIDKNLVGMETRVNDILSSLETASDDVRMIGIKGIGGGGKTTLARAVFNNISYQFEGKSFVDKVREVSNASSSGLKLLQNQILSNVLNNHGINVGSVSEGKNMMSWMIGGRKTLLVLDDVDHVEQLEALAGDPSWFKPGSIIIITTRDEHVLIAHGVKLIHNVNLLSEEEAIWLFSRHAFGKEIPIEGYEELSRQVVCYAAGLPLTIKVLGSFLCGKSKLEWKEALARLETIPLKETQKVLELSYTGLDDDYKEIFLDVATILKGWTKHSTIEALESCGFHPRIGLRVLEQKSLITIGNDECVGMHDHFEELGRNIVRRLHPDMPNKHSRLWDRKEIEDILANDMGTEATRCIRFYRGRLNQEIFMKGLRKMKELQFLDAEALELNQGINKHIPNFLDALAFLCCSWKFDEVSPYFPDALRYLRWNGYPFRSLPETFQANNLVALQLDFSNIVQLWEGGERKVLNKLRFLQLSGRELRTFDLRLTPNLEKLTLGGHGDLVELCMPDECSKLKSLKLYGSKLTTLNLGLTPNLEELDLNIDLVELYMPLECSKLRSLEIRSSKLRTLDLGLIPNLEKLDLDGDLVELYMSVECSKLRSLKFTGSKLTTLDLGLTPNLEKLRLRGHGDLVELYMPVECLNLRSVKLYGSKLRTLDLRMTPILEKLDLNSDLVELYMPVECSNLRSLQLEGSNIRMLDLGLTPSLEKLDLNKCYSLVEIHVPNECLKLKDLKLSGSKLRTLDLGHAPNLEKLSLLSCDNLVELHTSQRCLNFKYIYLHSINLRTLDIGMTLNLNSLELTRCNYLEEFHMPCSSLNLTYLRVSESKLSILNIGQTPNLNSVELINCNYLEEFHITDECQNLKSLVIYHSKLRTLDLGLTPNLRKLVFKECYNLVEIHAPIGYLENVFYIDLSGCFGFRSFVFHKKDNSSAKLSASLEVRPLTELHITLERCPFHPDKDLPKFESTCIHKEDLPSLTRSLEKLFSEGLCACTKLERILRSIPKAFVC, encoded by the exons ATGGAATCCATTGAAGCCTCAAAATACTTCATCATTGTTTTCTCCAAGAGCTACGCCTCTTCATCATGGTGCTTAGATGAGCTTGTGAAAGTAATGGATTGTCACAAGACAACCAAACATACTGCTTACCCTGTCTTCTATGATGTGGAACCCACCGAAGTCAGAAAACAGAGCGGGGAAGTTGGAGAAGCCTTTGCCAGACACGAAAAAGAAGAGGCTGCTGGGAAATGGAGAAAGGCTCTCAAAGAAGCCGCTGATCTGGCAGGGTGGGAGTTGAAAAACACTGCTGGcgg GCATGAAGCTAAATGCATCCGACAAATTGTTGAAAAGGTTTCACTAGAGTTACGTTCCATTAATGTTCACATTGATAAAAACTTAGTAGGGATGGAGACCCGGGTCAACGATATTTTATCATCTTTGGAAACTGCTTCTGATGATGTACGCATGATCGGGATCAAGGGGATAGGAGGTGGTGGGAAGACGACTTTGGCCAGAGCTGTTTTTAATAATATATCTTATCAGTTCGAAGGCAAAAGCTTTGTTGACAAAGTGAGGGAAGTTTCGAATGCTTCTTCATCCGGTTTGAAGCTGTTGCAAAATCAAATTCTTTCAAATGTATTGAATAATCATGGCATCAATGTAGGTAGTGTTTCAGAGGGGAAAAACATGATGTCTTGGATGATAGGTGGTAGAAAGACTCTTCTTGTTCTAGATGATGTGGATCATGTAGAGCAGCTTGAAGCTTTAGCTGGTGACCCTAGTTGGTTTAAGCCTGGAAGTATAATTATCATTACGACAAGAGATGAACATGTGCTGATAGCACATGGAGTGAAATTGATTCATAATGTCAATTTGTTATCAGAGGAGGAAGCGATTTGGCTCTTTAGTAGGCATGCATTTGGGAAAGAGATTCCAATTGAAGGGTACGAAGAACTATCAAGACAAGTTGTATGTTATGCTGCTGGTCTTCCCTTAACAATAAAAGTTTTGGGTTCGTTTCTTTGTGGTAAAAGTAAGCTTGAATGGAAAGAAGCTCTAGCCAGACTAGAGACAATTCCTTTAAAGGAAACTCAGAAGGTGTTGGAATTAAGTTATACCGGTCTAGATGATGATTACAAGGAAATATTTCTAGATGTTGCAACCATTCTCAAAGGTTGGACAAAACACTCAACAATCGAAGCACTTGAAAGCTGTGGATTTCATCCTAGAATTGGTTTAAGAGTTCTTGAGCAAAAGTCTCTCATAACTATTGGTAACGATGAATGTGTGGGCATGCATGACCATTTTGAAGAATTGGGCAGGAATATTGTTCGTCGTTTGCACCCTGATATGCCTAACAAACATAGCCGATTGTGGGATAGAAAGGAAATAGAAGATATATTGGCTAACGACATG GGTACTGAAGCAACAAGATGTATACGATTCTACCGTGGGAGACTCAATCAGGAAATCTTTATGAAAGGTCTTAGAAAGATGAAAGAACTTCAGTTTCTTGATGCGGAGGCTCTCGAATTGAATCAAGGAATTAATAAACACATCCCAAACTTTCTAGATGCTTTAGCATTTCTGTGTTGTAGTTGGAAATTTGATGAAGTCAGCCCTTACTTTCCAGATGCTTTACGATATCTGCGTTGGAACGGGTATCCTTTTAGGTCTTTACCCGAGACATTTCAAGCAAATAATCTTGTTGCACTTCAGTTGGATTTCAGCAATATTGTACAACTTTGGGAAGGGGGAGAAAGAAAG GTTCTTAACAAGCTCAGATTCCTTCAACTTAGTGGGCGAGAGTTGAGGACCTTTGACCTTAGGTTGACTCCAAATCTTGAGAAATTGACGCTTGGAGGACATGGTGATTTGGTAGAACTTTGCATGCCGGATGAATGTTCAAAGCTCAAATCCCTCAAACTTTATGGTTCAAAGTTGACGACACTTAACCTCGGGCTAACTCCAAATCTTGAGGAATTAGATCTTAACATTGATTTAGTAGAACTTTACATGCCCTTAGAATGTTCAAAGCTCAGATCCCTTGAAATTCGTAGTTCAAAGTTGAGGACACTTGACCTTGGGCTGATTCCAAACCTTGAGAAGTTAGATCTTGATGGTGATTTGGTAGAACTTTACATGTCAGTTGAATGTTCAAAGCTCAGATCCCTCAAATTCACTGGTTCAAAGTTGACAACGCTTGACCTTGGGTTGACTCCAAATCTTGAGAAATTGAGGCTTAGAGGACATGGTGATTTGGTAGAACTTTATATGCCCGTTGAATGTCTAAACCTCAGATCTGTCAAACTTTATGGTTCGAAGTTGAGGACACTTGACCTCAGGATGACTCCAATTCTTGAGAAGTTAGATCTTAACAGTGATTTAGTAGAACTTTATATGCCTGTTGAATGTTCAAATCTCAGATCCCTCCAACTCGAGGGTTCAAATATAAGGATGCTAGACCTTGGACTGACTCCAAGTCTTGAGAAGTTAGATCTTAACAAATGCTATAGTTTGGTAGAAATTCATGTGCCCAATGAATGTCTAAAGCTCAAAGACCTTAAACTTTCTGGTTCAAAGTTGAGGACCCTTGACCTGGGACATGCTCCGAATCTTGAGAAGTTATCTCTTCTTAGCTGTGACAATTTGGTAGAACTTCACACGTCCCAAAGGTGTCTAAATTTCAAGTACATATATCTCCATAGTATAAATTTGCGGACCCTTGACATTGGGATGACTCTGAATCTCAACAGTTTAGAACTTACAAGGTGTAATTATTTGGAGGAATTTCACATGCCCTGTAGTTCTCTAAATCTCACTTACCTACGAGTAAGTGAGTCGAAGTTAAGCATCCTTAACATTGGGCAGACTCCAAATCTCAACTCGGTAGAACTTATAAACTGTAATTATTTGGAAGAATTTCACATTACAGATGAATGTCAAAACCTCAAATCTCTCGTCATTTATCATTCGAAGTTGAGGACCCTTGACCTTGGTCTGACTCCAAATCTTAGGAAGTTAGTATTTAAAGAATGTTACAATTTGGTGGAGATTCATGCTCCCATTGGATACCTAGAAAATGTTTTCTACATAGACTTGAGTGGTTGTTTCGGGTTTAGATCTTTTGTGTTTCACAAAAAGGATAATAGTAGTGCTAAATTGAGTGCCTCACTTGAGGTTCGTCCTTTAACTGAGTTACATATCACCTTAGAAAGATGCCCATTTCACCCTGACAAAGATCTGCCAAAGTTTGAGTCTACATGTATTCATAAAGAAGATCTACCCTCATTGACTAGATCTCTTGAGAAGCTTTTTTCTGAAGGTTTGTGTGCTTGCACAAAACTTGAGAGGATTTTAAGAAGCATCCCTAAAGCATTTGTATGTTGA
- the LOC111889690 gene encoding disease resistance protein RPV1 isoform X1: MASSSTSSIHKSFTYDVFLSFGGKDTRTNFVDHLYHALQDRNIRTYKDDEEINKGNRINDELMESIEASKYFIIVFSKSYASSSWCLDELVKVMDCHKTTKHTAYPVFYDVEPTEVRKQSGEVGEAFARHEKEEAAGKWRKALKEAADLAGWELKNTAGGHEAKCIRQIVEKVSLELRSINVHIDKNLVGMETRVNDILSSLETASDDVRMIGIKGIGGGGKTTLARAVFNNISYQFEGKSFVDKVREVSNASSSGLKLLQNQILSNVLNNHGINVGSVSEGKNMMSWMIGGRKTLLVLDDVDHVEQLEALAGDPSWFKPGSIIIITTRDEHVLIAHGVKLIHNVNLLSEEEAIWLFSRHAFGKEIPIEGYEELSRQVVCYAAGLPLTIKVLGSFLCGKSKLEWKEALARLETIPLKETQKVLELSYTGLDDDYKEIFLDVATILKGWTKHSTIEALESCGFHPRIGLRVLEQKSLITIGNDECVGMHDHFEELGRNIVRRLHPDMPNKHSRLWDRKEIEDILANDMGTEATRCIRFYRGRLNQEIFMKGLRKMKELQFLDAEALELNQGINKHIPNFLDALAFLCCSWKFDEVSPYFPDALRYLRWNGYPFRSLPETFQANNLVALQLDFSNIVQLWEGGERKVLNKLRFLQLSGRELRTFDLRLTPNLEKLTLGGHGDLVELCMPDECSKLKSLKLYGSKLTTLNLGLTPNLEELDLNIDLVELYMPLECSKLRSLEIRSSKLRTLDLGLIPNLEKLDLDGDLVELYMSVECSKLRSLKFTGSKLTTLDLGLTPNLEKLRLRGHGDLVELYMPVECLNLRSVKLYGSKLRTLDLRMTPILEKLDLNSDLVELYMPVECSNLRSLQLEGSNIRMLDLGLTPSLEKLDLNKCYSLVEIHVPNECLKLKDLKLSGSKLRTLDLGHAPNLEKLSLLSCDNLVELHTSQRCLNFKYIYLHSINLRTLDIGMTLNLNSLELTRCNYLEEFHMPCSSLNLTYLRVSESKLSILNIGQTPNLNSVELINCNYLEEFHITDECQNLKSLVIYHSKLRTLDLGLTPNLRKLVFKECYNLVEIHAPIGYLENVFYIDLSGCFGFRSFVFHKKDNSSAKLSASLEVRPLTELHITLERCPFHPDKDLPKFESTCIHKEDLPSLTRSLEKLFSEGLCACTKLERILRSIPKAFVC, translated from the exons ATGGCGTCTTCTTCAACTTCATCCATTCACAAGAGCTTTACATATGATGTCTTCTTGAGTTTTGGAGGCAAAGACACCCGTACAAACTTTGTTGATCATCTTTATCATGCTCTTCAGGACAGAAACATTCGCACTTACAAGGACGATGAGGAAATCAATAAAGGGAATAGAATCAATGATGAGCTCATGGAATCCATTGAAGCCTCAAAATACTTCATCATTGTTTTCTCCAAGAGCTACGCCTCTTCATCATGGTGCTTAGATGAGCTTGTGAAAGTAATGGATTGTCACAAGACAACCAAACATACTGCTTACCCTGTCTTCTATGATGTGGAACCCACCGAAGTCAGAAAACAGAGCGGGGAAGTTGGAGAAGCCTTTGCCAGACACGAAAAAGAAGAGGCTGCTGGGAAATGGAGAAAGGCTCTCAAAGAAGCCGCTGATCTGGCAGGGTGGGAGTTGAAAAACACTGCTGGcgg GCATGAAGCTAAATGCATCCGACAAATTGTTGAAAAGGTTTCACTAGAGTTACGTTCCATTAATGTTCACATTGATAAAAACTTAGTAGGGATGGAGACCCGGGTCAACGATATTTTATCATCTTTGGAAACTGCTTCTGATGATGTACGCATGATCGGGATCAAGGGGATAGGAGGTGGTGGGAAGACGACTTTGGCCAGAGCTGTTTTTAATAATATATCTTATCAGTTCGAAGGCAAAAGCTTTGTTGACAAAGTGAGGGAAGTTTCGAATGCTTCTTCATCCGGTTTGAAGCTGTTGCAAAATCAAATTCTTTCAAATGTATTGAATAATCATGGCATCAATGTAGGTAGTGTTTCAGAGGGGAAAAACATGATGTCTTGGATGATAGGTGGTAGAAAGACTCTTCTTGTTCTAGATGATGTGGATCATGTAGAGCAGCTTGAAGCTTTAGCTGGTGACCCTAGTTGGTTTAAGCCTGGAAGTATAATTATCATTACGACAAGAGATGAACATGTGCTGATAGCACATGGAGTGAAATTGATTCATAATGTCAATTTGTTATCAGAGGAGGAAGCGATTTGGCTCTTTAGTAGGCATGCATTTGGGAAAGAGATTCCAATTGAAGGGTACGAAGAACTATCAAGACAAGTTGTATGTTATGCTGCTGGTCTTCCCTTAACAATAAAAGTTTTGGGTTCGTTTCTTTGTGGTAAAAGTAAGCTTGAATGGAAAGAAGCTCTAGCCAGACTAGAGACAATTCCTTTAAAGGAAACTCAGAAGGTGTTGGAATTAAGTTATACCGGTCTAGATGATGATTACAAGGAAATATTTCTAGATGTTGCAACCATTCTCAAAGGTTGGACAAAACACTCAACAATCGAAGCACTTGAAAGCTGTGGATTTCATCCTAGAATTGGTTTAAGAGTTCTTGAGCAAAAGTCTCTCATAACTATTGGTAACGATGAATGTGTGGGCATGCATGACCATTTTGAAGAATTGGGCAGGAATATTGTTCGTCGTTTGCACCCTGATATGCCTAACAAACATAGCCGATTGTGGGATAGAAAGGAAATAGAAGATATATTGGCTAACGACATG GGTACTGAAGCAACAAGATGTATACGATTCTACCGTGGGAGACTCAATCAGGAAATCTTTATGAAAGGTCTTAGAAAGATGAAAGAACTTCAGTTTCTTGATGCGGAGGCTCTCGAATTGAATCAAGGAATTAATAAACACATCCCAAACTTTCTAGATGCTTTAGCATTTCTGTGTTGTAGTTGGAAATTTGATGAAGTCAGCCCTTACTTTCCAGATGCTTTACGATATCTGCGTTGGAACGGGTATCCTTTTAGGTCTTTACCCGAGACATTTCAAGCAAATAATCTTGTTGCACTTCAGTTGGATTTCAGCAATATTGTACAACTTTGGGAAGGGGGAGAAAGAAAG GTTCTTAACAAGCTCAGATTCCTTCAACTTAGTGGGCGAGAGTTGAGGACCTTTGACCTTAGGTTGACTCCAAATCTTGAGAAATTGACGCTTGGAGGACATGGTGATTTGGTAGAACTTTGCATGCCGGATGAATGTTCAAAGCTCAAATCCCTCAAACTTTATGGTTCAAAGTTGACGACACTTAACCTCGGGCTAACTCCAAATCTTGAGGAATTAGATCTTAACATTGATTTAGTAGAACTTTACATGCCCTTAGAATGTTCAAAGCTCAGATCCCTTGAAATTCGTAGTTCAAAGTTGAGGACACTTGACCTTGGGCTGATTCCAAACCTTGAGAAGTTAGATCTTGATGGTGATTTGGTAGAACTTTACATGTCAGTTGAATGTTCAAAGCTCAGATCCCTCAAATTCACTGGTTCAAAGTTGACAACGCTTGACCTTGGGTTGACTCCAAATCTTGAGAAATTGAGGCTTAGAGGACATGGTGATTTGGTAGAACTTTATATGCCCGTTGAATGTCTAAACCTCAGATCTGTCAAACTTTATGGTTCGAAGTTGAGGACACTTGACCTCAGGATGACTCCAATTCTTGAGAAGTTAGATCTTAACAGTGATTTAGTAGAACTTTATATGCCTGTTGAATGTTCAAATCTCAGATCCCTCCAACTCGAGGGTTCAAATATAAGGATGCTAGACCTTGGACTGACTCCAAGTCTTGAGAAGTTAGATCTTAACAAATGCTATAGTTTGGTAGAAATTCATGTGCCCAATGAATGTCTAAAGCTCAAAGACCTTAAACTTTCTGGTTCAAAGTTGAGGACCCTTGACCTGGGACATGCTCCGAATCTTGAGAAGTTATCTCTTCTTAGCTGTGACAATTTGGTAGAACTTCACACGTCCCAAAGGTGTCTAAATTTCAAGTACATATATCTCCATAGTATAAATTTGCGGACCCTTGACATTGGGATGACTCTGAATCTCAACAGTTTAGAACTTACAAGGTGTAATTATTTGGAGGAATTTCACATGCCCTGTAGTTCTCTAAATCTCACTTACCTACGAGTAAGTGAGTCGAAGTTAAGCATCCTTAACATTGGGCAGACTCCAAATCTCAACTCGGTAGAACTTATAAACTGTAATTATTTGGAAGAATTTCACATTACAGATGAATGTCAAAACCTCAAATCTCTCGTCATTTATCATTCGAAGTTGAGGACCCTTGACCTTGGTCTGACTCCAAATCTTAGGAAGTTAGTATTTAAAGAATGTTACAATTTGGTGGAGATTCATGCTCCCATTGGATACCTAGAAAATGTTTTCTACATAGACTTGAGTGGTTGTTTCGGGTTTAGATCTTTTGTGTTTCACAAAAAGGATAATAGTAGTGCTAAATTGAGTGCCTCACTTGAGGTTCGTCCTTTAACTGAGTTACATATCACCTTAGAAAGATGCCCATTTCACCCTGACAAAGATCTGCCAAAGTTTGAGTCTACATGTATTCATAAAGAAGATCTACCCTCATTGACTAGATCTCTTGAGAAGCTTTTTTCTGAAGGTTTGTGTGCTTGCACAAAACTTGAGAGGATTTTAAGAAGCATCCCTAAAGCATTTGTATGTTGA